In Gopherus evgoodei ecotype Sinaloan lineage chromosome 7, rGopEvg1_v1.p, whole genome shotgun sequence, the sequence CGCCGTGACTGatgctcccctcggtgccgaggctcggtgccgcgacccacatcggtaccgggatcgggaccgggaccgccATGATGATCTGTGCCGAGATCCCGACagggagcgatgtcggtgccgggagcgggaccacgACCTTCTGTGAACGTGGTGCAGGGccggcagcggagaccgggacctaccaccagcgcggtgccgggaggtcgaccaggttcgggacctgccaccggttcggtgccgggaggtcgaccgcggGGCCGAACGCTGAGACGaatggctcctggagtctcggtgccagtggtgagatgagcccgaccgggaccgtgcggatggtgatcggtgccgcgagtacgaccagtaccgtctgggcgaccggtgccgggactccgagcggcgccccgagcgtgagcgttcgcgcctccggggtgatcggtgccgggactcggaagacagcgctcgaagcatcggcttacccctggaagttatgcgtcccgggggtgccggctgaggctgagatggctccGTAAGTGCAATTAAGTCCCGGGccaaggcgaaggtctccggtgtcgatgggacccttagctcgacccctgatcttacgAGGGAGCTAGGTggagctggactcgacggaccttctgggcccggagtcgaaagcagtcctgcaggcggtgccgcggctaaggtaggtgccgggcggtctgctcgggcctgccttgatggtgtagcagacgccgagggacgtagatctgttcccggtgccggagatggtcggtgccggggagtcttgccggtgccggtgcggtccggtgccgtagtagaactggctgactgcgccgcCAGTGCCGGAgacagggccgcttccatgaggagagcgcgaagtctttggtctctctcctttttagtgtgGGGCTTAAAGGtcttgcaaatgcagcacttgtcgctaatgtgcgattccccaaggcacttaaggcacgcgtcgtggggatcgctcgtaggcataggcttcttgcacgctgagcactgcttgaaacccggcgagccaggcatgggcccggtgccggggagggcaacggcccacctgCAGGCAACGTTCGATAACTATTTACagattctaactaactactaGACTAAAGGACTATCTACAACTCAactaagaactatctacaatCAAACAACGAAGacgaacaggagagctagggacgtggaggtcagcaagccgcactccacagttccagcaaccgacacggtggtaagaaggaactgaggagcgggcgggccggcaggggtatatatctagtgccatagtggcgccactctagggggcgacctgccggcccactgaagttgctagggtaaaaagtttccagcagacgtgcatgcgcggcgcgtacacctacctggaatggatatgagcaatcactcgaagaagaacttagcCTTACTAATCACCTCTAGTTGTGACCTAATTGAAAGCTCATAATCTCTTGATAATAAAGAAGATTTGGTTTTTCAGGTTAGTTCACCTGAGACCATTTAGCAAGACCTACAGAGTTCTGACTGAGaacagtttgttttctttatgccACTTGTCAGAGCACTAGTTTCTTTAGCAAAGCCACAGATGACAGCAAATGATACTTTAAAAGCAGAATTTCCTACCAAATCCCtcaatctgtttccttattttgaTGGGGAAAAGATCAAGTCTGATTTTCTCATAATTACTATGAAGTGACaatgtgacattctgtacctggGGGGAGCGCCCTGTAACCCCTATATccctcatttatatataattgtgatcttgcatataaagcaggccatgTGAGGTATGTGAGGTATCATgagaaaggttatgatctgctgaaagtcatttttctattcATATATGTGTATCATCAATACATATGAAATTATAAGAATTGTGTTATATGTtatcactaaaacatgctgtaatttGGGGAATCAGACAGATATTAGCCACCTAGAGAaggcagcaaggaaagtaaccaacacctaGGCAGgatgtcaaacaacccatcaacaaccactgtccagcaagggagctttaaTGCAATGACACACCTGCATGTGTtcaactgtttatctttaccagggagtttgcctgaagtgtttggtaatctgctcaggtttgcagaggctagtgtatatccactttccattgatgaagtggtgaaccaattaataaatgtgcactgctcatcttgagcagtgcaagacggtatattcctgaggtatagtgctgggagctggggggatttggctctggtgcctttctctggccatgtctacatctaaaatttggcagcgctggttgttacagctgtattagtacagctgtatagggccagcgctgcagagtggccacacttacagcaaccagcgctgcaagtggtgttagatgtggccacactgcagcgctgttgggcggcttcaaggggggttccgggaacgcgagagcaaaccgggaaaggagaccaccttcgccgcggtttgctctcgcattcccggagccacccagcaaaccgcagggaaggagacctgcttgctcggggttccgggaacgagagagcaagccggggaaggagaccagcttcgccgcggtttgctctcgcgttcccggagccaccctgcaaaccgcagggaaggagaaccgcttgcgcggcggttcggggaacgagagagcaaaccgggaaaggagaccagcttcgccgcggtttgctctcgcgttcccggagccaccctgcaaaccgcagggaaggagaaccgcttgctcggcggttcggggaacgagagagcaaaccgggaaaggagaccagcttcgccgcggtttgctctcgcgttcccggagccaccctgcaaacctcagggaaggagacctgcttgctcggggttccgggaacgagagagcaaaccgggaaagtgagaccagcttgattaccagaggcttcctccttccacggaggtcaagaaaagcgctggtaagtgtctacattggattaccagcgctggatcaccagcgctggatcctctacacccgagacaaaacgggagtacggccagcgctgcaaacagggagttgcagcgctggtgatgccctgcagatgtgtacaccttcaaagttgcagcgctgtaactccctcaccagcgctgcaactttctgatgtagacaagccctctgtgtgattcatgagtggctctgggagcattcatgcaatctagctgggtgtgggtctCCACATGTGGTTTCACAGAGcaataacagcacctggaggggtttaaTGCTGggtcactagcaaggcactgtgagagacagcccaggctagagacagttaagggggcacagcggtcccacTGTCCCAGGCTGCATCCCGGGGATCCCGTCACAAACAGTAACAACGTTTCATCAGTACTCTCTGAAGCAATGGAAAGTAGAAACATGAACAGTCAAGATATTGAAATATAGAAGTATAATCTGACATACAACTAGTGAGGCAATGATTTCTAGAAGAGCACAGAGAAAGCAAGATTAAGAGACCTGTCCAAAGGAGagatattttgtttaaatgaacAGAAAAATAAGTTTAAGTACATCAGTGTTCAAAGATAATGGAAAGTAaggcaaatgaaatgtttttgttgttATATACAATTTACTCATTCCTTTTAATTGTGGCTGGACGGATTTTCATTAATAAACCACTTTGAATACATCAACCTCCTCTCTGCGAGCAGTACTGAGACAGAGACAATTAGAAGTCTTGAAAAGGACTGAGATCATGACAGCggggagaaaatattttattcctCCTCTTTATCATAATTCCTAATTTTCCCATATTGTACCTCATACAATttatttacttgctcttttttcagttcttgcaaggtgctgagcacattcAACATCCTTTGACTAAAACATGAGTAGATGACTCTCAGTACATCACATGATTTAACCTTCAAATCTCTATAACATACTGCCTGTTTCCCTCTTTGTTTGTCTTCACAATACGCCCACCCTCCTTTCTCCACATTCACCAAGGGCACTTTTTGTCTCCcacaataataatggggaattgAAAGCTGGTGTTGAAAGATTGCAATTTAAGTtgggatttttgttttataaaaaacaaaaaaataacataaaagaacaaaacaaatctaGATGGAGACAGTCTGCCAGTCCAAGATGTGGGCACAGCACTTTTTGATGCCAATTGGAAAACAAATCTAACTCTTTCCTCATTATTTGGCCTTCCCAACTATATTTAGCTGTACTGGCTTATGGTCTTAAAAAATGTGACTACAGCACCACTGGTATGTTATGTTTGAAACAATGAATAtagaaaaaagcagaaatcaTACAATTTATCCCCATCAGTAGACATGTCATTTTCTTGCTTATTACACTGAGCAGTAAACAATCAGCAAAAGGAGCAAAATATTTGTTGCACAGCTTACTTTAACAATCATGAGAATATGAGATTAGCTTCTCTCTCACAATCACTCACCTTTGGTGCATCCCAACAGCACTTTTCTCTTACTTCTTGTGGAAACTGCAAGTTCTAGGTACATTTTTTCAGTAATTCAATTTTTATGGATTTTATGATTAAGTAAAATATACAACatgaaagatatttttaaaacagaagctgTTTGAAATATGCATTTATGCATTCAATTATTAGTAAATAAGTTTTCATTTCCAAGTATGTTAAATTAGAAATCAGgaactctttaatgacctgaaaaccaaaaaagaatcctacaaaaattggaagcatggacaaattgctaaggatgagtacaaaagaatagtgcaagcatgtagggacaaaatcagaaggctaaggcacaaaatgaattagaccaagcaagggacataaaaggcagtaagaagacattatttaaatacattaggagcaaggaAAATGTAGgtcatcctctgcctcagcagggaaggagagctaataacatcAAAAAGGCCGAGGTGTTTAATACCTacattgtttcagtcttcactaaaaaggttaataatGACCAAATACTTAACATAATTTATATTAATATCCAGGAGAAAGGAACACAAGACAAAATAGGGAAggaacaagttaaagaatatttaggtaagtGAGATGTATTCGAGTCAtcagggcttgatgaaattcaTCCGAGGgaacttaaggaactagctgaagtaaTTTTGGAACAGTTAGCAATTATCTTGAAGAACACATGGAGACAGGTGATGTCTCAAAGAACTGtctttaaaaatggaaacaaagaggATTGGCGGAATTATAGACCACTTAACCTAATTTCGATACCTGGAAGGATATTGGAACAAatcattaaacaatcaatttgtaagcacctagtaGATAATAGGGTTATGAGGAATAGCCAGTGTGGATCTCTCAAGCACAAATTATACCAAACAAACATAgtttccttttttgacagggttactggcctagtagaTGTGGGAAGCTGTAGctgtgatatattttgattttagtaaggctttggaCACAcagacattctcataaacaaggTGAAATGTGGTCTATAATTACTATAAAGGGGTGCACAACTGGTAAAAGaccatattcaaagagtagttctcattggttcactgtcaaactgggtggACACATCTATTCCACCTAGGATCTTTCCTGTGTCTtgttctattcaatattttcactaatgacttggataatggattgGAGAGTATGCTataaaaatctgtggatgacatcaagctgagaggggttgcaagcactttggaagacagaatcagaattcaaaacaaccttgacaaattagatgatggtctgaaatcaacaaaatgaaattcaataaaggcaagtgcaaagtattacatgtaggaaggaaaaatcaaatgcacaactacaaaatggggaataactgtccaTCAAGGATAGGGGGATTATAGTAGGATCAGAAGTTGAATGTGAGTCAACAGCGTGAtgaagttgcaaaaaaggctaatattctggggtacACCAATAGGAGGGTTGCATCTAACTCATGGGAGTTAATTGTCCCGCTCTACTCAGCGCTGGTagtggagtaatgtgtccagctctgggaaCCGCACTTTCAAAAAgaaatggacaaactggagagagtccagagaagagcaacaaaaatgattaaaggtttagaaaacctgactatgagaaaaggttaaaaaaatatatgtttaGCCTGGGGAAAAGAAGACTAGGGCAGAAGCTGATAATCTTCAAATACATTATGCTATAAAGAAGGTATGCTATAAAGAAACTGGTAAAAGGATGATGATCAATTGGTCTCCTTGTTACCCtaaagataggacaagaaataatgggcttaatcttcagcaagggagatttatgttggatctcaaaaaaaaaaaactttctaatggCAAAGGTAGATAAGCTTGGGATTggctttcaagggaggttgtgtaatcccagtcactggaggtttttaagaacaggtaggaCAAACATCTGACAGTGGTGAtttaggtatacttggtcctgcatcAGTGCACAAGGCTGGACACCTCTCAAGGtgtcttccagccctacatttctactaCTCCATAAAATAATATgtaattacaaaaaatatttacCAATGTCCTCACAAATGCATGATTATATATTGGATTTTAATACTGTTTTCTTACTTTTCACATTTGTCTTAGGCACTGGCtttgaacaacaacaaaatatctAAGATCCACCCAAAAGCCTTTCAATCAGTAAAGAAGTTGCGACGGCTGTACTTGTCCCATAACCAGCTAACGGAGATCCCAGCAAATCTGCCAAAATATTTAGCAGAGCTACGGATTCATGATAATAAGGTTAAGAAAgtacaaaaggaagtatttcaagGAATGAAGGCTTTACATGTTTTGGGTACGTCCATCTTATTGGAACAATATTAAAATGACTGCATGTCACTAGTTGACAAGAATATTTCAGGATTGCATTAAGCAATATGGTGAACGTGCTAATAAATACAGTACAGACATCATAGctattttacacacacaactCCAAGAGCATGAGATTTCTATAAAGAATGTCTGCATAATTGGGTCCTAAATCACTATGGAAATATTATAGAAGTTTTATtagctttttttaataaaatgttattttgccTATTTTGTCAATTTTACGAACACAAGTTGGTGAAAATGCTAAACTGCTACATGTTCTTGAAAAATAGCTAAATTCGGAAAGAAATTTATTTGTATCCAAATATTAATGGTCTTGTGAGGCAGCTGGCCAAAACCTTGAGTTCAGCTAGAACCGCAAATGAGTAGGTTCCCTCACAGCTCAGCTTCTTTACATATTCTTTCTATGAAGGTTGATCACTGAATTTGAGATGTCACATTTCATGGACAACTGACTATGATGCCATGGATTTCACCACAGGAGAAAACAGAAAAGTTAACTcaggatcgggggggggggggggaaggggggggagaagaagggtCAGATTCAAAAATGCAAACTCTGCAGTAGCAGCAAAGAatatacagttactggcaacttTTGTTTCCTACATGTAGTTTCTGTTCAAATTTTCCTTACATAGAAGTTCCTCTTTAAAGCAAGATATCTATATTGGGAAAATTTGACACACCATCATCAATTAAAGCAtcttttatttgctttacataacTGAAATTCACAGCTACCTAACTGTACCTGCTAAGTGGGTCAGGTTGGGTAACTTTGCAGGTGAAAACatgcaatccttactcaggcaaaactgtgACATGTAGCTCCCCAAAGAGGCCAACAGGCAGCATTTAGCTGCTCCTGCATAGCCAACAGGAGCCACTTCAAAATTCCAATTATAATCCATGGTCATAGTGAGGTTATTCCATGGAACTCCAGACTGTTTTGCAATGTAGAATTCGGGGGTGGGGATTTGCCATTTAAAAAGAAGTGTGCACAAACTGCATAATCCCAGGACAATCTCCTCTGAATTATAGCACAGAAATTTTAAAACTCAGTGATGTAAaccatgctttttttaaaatcaaattaccaAAATAGTCATAATGATTACAAGTGAGGTGAAAGCAGAGGAGCTTTTAGTAAGCCTTGTATAATTAGACATACTAGAATTAGCATGCAATGTGTATTAGTTTAATTATAAAATACTTGCTTTGGCAGAAATGAGCGCAAATCCTCTGGACAATGATGGAATAGAACCAGGTTCTTTTGAAGGCGTGACAGTCTATCACATCAGAATTGCAGAAGCTAAACTGACCTCAGTTCCCAAAGGTATGGGTTCTTTTTTCGAGTAAGGATATGCCTGAATAATCTATAGGACTTTCAGATGTGTGCTATGTACAATAAGAATCTTCCCCCCACACCAATGTTCTCCTGAATAATCTGATTTCATACCTATTATTTGTCTTTGAATTTCTGTAGTACAACATTACAATATTCAAAATAATTATTTCCATCCAATGGGTTCTAAATTTgttcctctctccccactccatCACAAGCAGCTGCCCATCCTTCCCATCTGCCTTTTTCATCCTTGGCATGCTGTTACTGAGCACTGGTAGACGCTCTCTTGTTCTTAGTGGTTGAGGGGATTCACTTCTCCCACTGTCCCACTCTGTCCAGGTGGTGTGTGCCACCTTCATTAAGgtcaagcagcagcagaaacagtaaCAACAAACCAACAGCAAGGAGGGGCAATTCTGCCTAGCCCAGAGAACAAATTAGGCCAGGCCTCCCAAAAAATTACAAATCCCTCCTTTAACTTTCCTCTGGCAGCCTCTCCCAAACACTTAAGAACCATGCAGGTCTAAGAATATCTGGGAATTAGCCAGTGTCGTAACTGAAAACTGCCACAGATACTTAGTCAATCTGAAATAACAGTTATTTCCGTTTTTTATTCCTCTTCCAAGTAACCTACATAATGATCAACTTTCCAAGTAATACTTCCTTTCCATTcaaattttaaccttttttttgttAACAGAGATGCTTCTCAAAAAGTTGAAGCATTAAGAATCCAAGCTTTTGATTCCACATGGAGGACAATTACTGGATATGATTTCTCCTTAATCATGCCTTTTTGTGAGCACTTAACTTTTCAGATAGGCAAAACACAGAAATTTCTCCAAAACCACTTGTCCTTGCTATATTGAGTTATGCCTAGGCTTATGATTATGAGTCATAAGTGATCTTGACTCTTGTGCCTAATAAAACATTTAATCCATGCTAGGCATGATTCTCCTCTGGTCTGGGAATCTGTAGattattcccaaacctgaacagcAGCACAATCCTGTACCATCTATAGGCCTGATTCTTTCACCCTTATTTGCAAGTAGATACATGGATTTCAGTGAGATTATTCACGGAGTAAAGTATTACTCAACATCAGTGAAGGTGGCAGAGGTTGACCATATAAACAAAAATccaacaagaataattaaaaagaaagcagAAATCTAAAGATACTGGATACTATGATTAAAATACTTATAAAAATATCTAATCAATTTGCCAGAATATTTAACTAATCTAGGGTaagataaatatattaatttctattGAAAACAGACAATGAATAATTAGTCAAAGTCCATTTATTGTTGATTTCATTATAAAATttcaaagagaaaacaaatattCAGGTCAACAATTGTTCTGAACAACAAACCCTATCAATTTAAACTACAAATGAAGTCTAGAGAAATCAAAAACAgaacatatatttatattttctgaTCCAGACAGCAAACCCAGCACCTTTCCAACCCTCCCCAAAATGAAAAGAGAAGAAGTCACTgagaattaaataaatataaatattttaatcaatTAAATTGCAttgatttttcttccctttaGGGCTACCATCCTCTTTACTAGAGCTTCATCTAGATGACAACAAAATTACTGCAGTTGAACTTGAGGATTTTATTCAGTACAAAGATCTTCAGAGGTAAAATGCAATATGTAGAATGATTCCTCCAAGAAGCACTACTTGGTGGAATGTCAAAATTTCCAGGACTTTCTCCATCACTTTAGGTAACCATTTTTGGGATAGGGTACAGAATAGTGAAATAGATTAAAACATTCATTTTGTAATTGCATTAGAACAATGATGTCCAAACTGTGGCCTATTTAATGTGACCGTTGAGGGAAAACACGATAGAAGAAAATTTACACTTCCCATCTTTTGGAGTGCTGTATGATACACCAGTCTTTGTCTTAACAGAGTGACTAGGAGCATGCTAGGAGATACCAGGTTCAAGCAGGTACTCTAAGTGCTTCAGGTACTCAGACTCTAGAGCCTCTAAATAGCTGGCTGGTTCAGTCTACTCCACCAACTAACTTCAAACCGCCTCCTCCCAGATCTCCATATACCCTGCCTCCATGATCACTGCTCCCAACTTTCTCCTAACTGACACGATTATCTCCTCTGCTGGAAACCTATTGCCCTCCTGAGCAGTGTaaggaaaaagcagcagcagactcATATTGATTTTTGCAGGCACATTTCTGCTCAGCAGATTCATCATAAATGTTTCCTGGTACTCTTTTCCACtctcaggagaggagggggagtgaAGAATAAAGCACCTTCTGAGCTTCTGCTCCTTTAAGAGGTGGGGAGCGAGGTACTGAGAAAGTGGAGAGCTGGCTGGAGTCATGCAGTTCTTCAcaaggggggaaaaggggaaaaagcAGTATCTAACACAGGAGGAACTAGGGCACCCAGCAGAGAGTGCATGGGAAAATGGCGGGAGAGTATAAGTAGGAGAGTTCCTCTCCAAGGCCCAGCTGGTACTCTGAAAAAGTGGCTGAGTAACTTTGAACCTAGAATTTGCTCTTAGAAACCTAAGCTGGGAGCTGCTTGCAAGACTTCCAATTCAGTCTAAGAAACTAGAATAGAGGGGAGTGAAGAGAGCTTTACATTGTCCTTCCCTTCCTCAATTTTGTCCCCTTAACATTTTGAAACaatatttttagctctgcagcttGTCACTGCCTGAGACTAAGTTAAAGTGTGAGTGACAATTTATATGAAGAGGAAATctgaaaggagaaaataaaagtgAGGTACAGTAACTACTTCTGAGAATTTTGGGGATATGAAGAGTTACACTAAGCTGAAAATGATTAAATTTAGTTCtataaaaattttaatttttcctgaTACTGTGATTATAttataataatacaaaaatatttttcattgtgcATAAACATATTGATTGGGTATGCTATTTGTTTAaatgtgacaggtttcagagtggtagccgtattagtctgtatcagcaaaaagaatgaggagtgcttgtggcatctcagagactaacaaatttatttgggcataagctttcaagggctaaaacccacttcatcggatgcatgcagtggaaaatacagtagaaagatatataaacacagagaacatgaaaaaatgggtgttgccataccaactctaacaagactaatcaattaaggtgggctattagcagcaggagaaaaaaaacttttgtagtgataataagGATGgccccatttccaacagttgacaaaaaggtgtgagtaacagaaggggaaaaattagcatggggaaatagtttttactttgttatgacccatccactcccagtctttattcaagcctaatttaatggtgtcctgtttggaaattaattccaattctgcagtttcttgttggagtctgttttttttgttggagaattgtaacttttaggtctgtaatcgagtgacccaggaggttgaagtgttctccgactggtttttgaatgttataaatcttgatgtctgatttgtgtccatttattctttgccgtagagactgtccgatttggccaatgtacatgacaaaggggcattgctggcacatgatggcatatatcacattggtagatgtgcagatgaatgagcctctaatggtgtggctgatgtgattaggtcctatgatggtgtccatGTAAAGAGTATGGTTTATTTATACAAATAttgctgatttttgttttgttttaatgtttgcTCCTGACAGAATAACTATTGCATACCAACTGAATAACTAACGTACAACTGACCAAATACTGTCCTTTAAGTGGAGCTAAATTGAGCAAATGTGCTGTTACAGATTAGTTCCGTAGACCAatgctgatttattttatagcaaaattaacattttttccttttctgatttTTAGTTTTCTCCTGTATACGCCTGTGTGCAAAACTTGATTGAAAAGGATGCTCAGCAATGCTGTTATAAATCACCATGCATCAGCAGTTAAGCTTTCTTGTCTTATTTCTAGGTTGGGACTGGGAAACAATAAAATCAAAGATGTGgaaaatggaagtttttccaGTATACCAAAAGTACGAGAAATACATCTAGAAAACAACAAACTGAAAAAGGTTCCTCCTGGACTACCTGATCTGAAATATCTGCAGGTAATATACCACTAcagatggttttattttttgttttgttatgctGCTTAGGGAACATAATTACTTTAACAGTTATGTATCTTGGATACTGTTCTTACAAcagatactcctgggggaattctgtgcatcAGTGGACATGCAGAATTCATTTCTCTcgaataattttgtattttcctgcataaaaaatattttgcctAAGAAATTTTGCAGTTccgccttttgcccaccagaggctgCCTTGGCGCCAGAACAGCAAGCTGCGTTCATGCCGGCTGTTCTACTGCCACAGCGGCCTCCGGTGGGCAAAAGgcggaactgcagcacttcttagacaaaatgttttttatgcGGGAAAAATACAAAACTCTACGCTCAGTGCTGCAGAATTCCCCTAGCACC encodes:
- the ASPN gene encoding asporin, which encodes MKEYVLLLFLGLCSAKHFIGLSHFTLKHMMLQDMEDESDDDNSLLPTGRPIPPEVPFDMFPVCPFGCQCYMRVVHCSDLGLTSIPNNIPADTRMIDLQNNKIKEVKENDLKGLTSLYALALNNNKISKIHPKAFQSVKKLRRLYLSHNQLTEIPANLPKYLAELRIHDNKVKKVQKEVFQGMKALHVLEMSANPLDNDGIEPGSFEGVTVYHIRIAEAKLTSVPKGLPSSLLELHLDDNKITAVELEDFIQYKDLQRLGLGNNKIKDVENGSFSSIPKVREIHLENNKLKKVPPGLPDLKYLQVVFLHSNNIAKVGVNDFCPTGGSMKKTLYSGISLFNNPVKYWEVQPATFRCILGRNSVQLGNY